AACGTCCAACTTGCTACGGTTTCAGTTGCGGCTTAAGCTGCGTAACTTAGCGGCCGATGATCGTACCATACAGAAGGAAGGCATCGAATCGTTGAATCTGTCCGAGTTGCAGGCAGCCTGCCGAGCGCGTGGTATGCGTGCGTATGGTGCGTCCGAGGAACGACTCAAGTCACAGCTGCAGGAGTGGATCAACTTAAGCCTAAACGAAAAGGTGCCTCCCTCATTGTTGCTACTTTCGCGGGCGTTGGTTCTGCCGGAGAACATTACCACAAGCGACAAGTTGAAGGCAACGATCTCGTCGCTGCCGGATTCGGTTGCGACCGTTACGAAGGCGGCTATCGGCGAACGGGAGGGTAAGATCGACAATAAGACGAAGATTGAGGTGATCAAGGAGGAGGAACGCAAGATCAAGGAAGAGCGCGaagaggagaaagaaaaacagaaggaaGAACAGCAGGAGCTGGTCGATGGTGCTCCGATACTGACCGCTGCCGAAGGCAAGACGGTGGAACCGGTGCAACCGGTCGAGCCGGATATCATCTTTGCTCCCGCACCGGAACGAACGATCGTGCTAGATCAGATTCCACCACAACCGCACACGGTTGAGGAGATTTCGAGCAAGGATCTGGAGGTACTGGGCGATGCGCTCGGTACGCTGAGCAAGGACAAGAAATCGCTGCTTGTGGAGAAGGAAGAAATTCGGGACCTGAAGGAAGAGATTGCCGACTATCAGGAGGATGTGCAAGAATTACAGGAGGTGAGTGTGAAAGCTTGGAAGCTAAACTCCACTACCGGACCGGGATATATCCTCTCAGAATCAAGAGGAAAAATAAGAAGAGTGTTGAATCCCGTgaagactttttttcttcttcttctctgtgAGGTAGTCCCTGTGAGGTATGGCTAGAGAATCCAGCTTCTAAGGGCCTTCCTAAGCTACTTCTCTGCATTGGGCAGGTGTTGCTCATTTACCTCTAGGATTTGGGACTTTAAGCTTATCGGAAGATTTGAGTAATGGATTATTTTActaatatttttaatgcattGTTTCAAGGTTGTCACTGCCGCTCGCAATCAGGAGGAAGTACAGGTGAAGGAATCGCGTGCCGCGAAGTTGCTCTTCCGGAAGGTCAACTCGATGATCAACCGCATGGACACGGTGCTGACGGAATTGGAGCGCAAGGAGAAGCAGCTGAAGGAGAAGATGCATGCTGCTGAGCAGAGTGATGAAGCGGTACAGAAGCCTCAGGCAGCGGACGAGGAGCTGGTGCGGATAGACGAGCTAATGTCGGCGATCAAGAAGGTGAGAGCTTGGAGTTATTTGAAgtcgaattttccctttttattttaaataccCGTTTGTACGATTGCAGATTCAAAACGTCACCGATGATTCGCGGTTAGACCAAATATCGAAGATTCTGGGCAAAATCGATAATGATCAGGACGGACAAATAAAGGTGGAGGATGTCCTTAAGGTGAGAGAAACTTCAACCACGCCGCTTGCACAAATCAATAATGGCATGGAATGATTTAACTTTAACTCCCTGTTCCTCCCTTTACAGGTTATTGAAACGATTGGCAAGGAGAACGTGAAGCTAAACGCGAAACAGGTGGACGAACTGATTGATCTGCTCGACAAGGAGGAAGAGCTCGAGGCGGAGGACAAGATCGAGAAGGCACTGACCAAGAGCCTGGAAgccaaagagaaacaaaaggagcagaaagaaaaggagaaggaaaagttgCTCGAGCTTACGGATAAGGCGACGGATCTGAGCTCGCTGGCGCCACCACCGACGCTGCCGAGCCCGTCCAAACAGGTCAGTGCTGATGACTCAATGTCTCAACTACCGCCACCATCGTCATCGCCACCGTCATCGAAGCTAccatcctcttcctcttcatcCTCGTCAGTACCACCAAAATAAGTAGAATTTCTAGTTCTACTGTGCAATTGCTTGGTGTGTTAGGACCCATTGGCGAGaatgtttccgtttttctgTGATCGTATAGTTTTACGACAATCGGTTACGCACCTCTACACTTACGCTGTTCCCGATTCTACCTCGATTCATACAGTGCGTAACACTCTACATTAAGTCCGCCCGCACATAACTTCAACTGCGCTTGTGCTTATCGCAGATTTTATGTCTCATTGtggcgctgtgtgtgtgtttattcttGGTTTGTT
This genomic window from Anopheles maculipalpis chromosome 2RL, idAnoMacuDA_375_x, whole genome shotgun sequence contains:
- the LOC126559714 gene encoding mitochondrial proton/calcium exchanger protein; protein product: MSALLRNQSQLFGMNRCYRNLQPNVRVRCVSYRTNQPIAYLSAQYDSLLQPCTIFSANSSSKRTPLAPHNGGLPLLDALGYGRGTPTPQMIRCISTTSWLRDQPSSKVEVTVQTLKKKEKEQQQQLANGTTVNGTSTAPPTSGAAAPSSKVVSESAINVATATNDSNVTTEQQPQTPPAAAVVAAAPVVKKTLQQRIWAELVHYYHGFRLLFIDINISRKLLWRVLNGKTLTRREHKLLIRTTSDLFRLVPFSVFIIVPFMELLLPVAIKLFPGMLPSTFQTATEREDKIKQNLKVKIEMAKFLQKTLDDMAVQNKEHRSQAAKDFSEFFTRIRTTENFTISNEEILKFSKLFEDEITLDSLTRQQLQALCRVLEVSPIGTSNLLRFQLRLKLRNLAADDRTIQKEGIESLNLSELQAACRARGMRAYGASEERLKSQLQEWINLSLNEKVPPSLLLLSRALVLPENITTSDKLKATISSLPDSVATVTKAAIGEREGKIDNKTKIEVIKEEERKIKEEREEEKEKQKEEQQELVDGAPILTAAEGKTVEPVQPVEPDIIFAPAPERTIVLDQIPPQPHTVEEISSKDLEVLGDALGTLSKDKKSLLVEKEEIRDLKEEIADYQEDVQELQEVVTAARNQEEVQVKESRAAKLLFRKVNSMINRMDTVLTELERKEKQLKEKMHAAEQSDEAVQKPQAADEELVRIDELMSAIKKIQNVTDDSRLDQISKILGKIDNDQDGQIKVEDVLKVIETIGKENVKLNAKQVDELIDLLDKEEELEAEDKIEKALTKSLEAKEKQKEQKEKEKEKLLELTDKATDLSSLAPPPTLPSPSKQLDDGTAIIDADALQKVVEERKKNASINGASGGSSGSTAAGGTKEVVPPPPTATQHPIESSTGAPKDKMI